The Methanococcoides methylutens MM1 genome has a window encoding:
- a CDS encoding ATPase domain-containing protein → MDYSFDGSGGYRVPTGLVGLDVQLGGGVPPGTTILILAEPGASSELFAQQFVYGGLLNNEEVYYFSAEHPIPEIIEDMKNFGWDIDEYVDNGKMDFIDAYTLRFCNILPKGIACNLSAKDFLKQNADTMNQLKASTAKERKGQYRGVIDSISYFLRSYDMKTVTEAIEYISSIGKLTNAVQLILMTGGTHDPKVENGLKSICDGVIEFRMKERGSELERTILVRKMRGMIPPDKTISYNITNKGIELETTTRVL, encoded by the coding sequence ATGGATTACAGTTTCGATGGATCAGGGGGTTACAGGGTTCCGACGGGTTTGGTAGGACTTGATGTTCAACTTGGGGGAGGAGTCCCTCCGGGAACTACCATATTGATACTTGCAGAACCCGGCGCAAGCTCAGAGTTATTTGCACAGCAGTTCGTTTATGGGGGACTGTTGAACAACGAGGAAGTCTACTATTTTTCTGCAGAACACCCAATTCCGGAAATAATAGAGGATATGAAGAACTTCGGATGGGATATTGACGAATATGTAGACAACGGGAAAATGGATTTCATTGATGCTTACACCTTAAGGTTCTGTAATATACTGCCAAAAGGAATTGCATGCAACCTCTCGGCCAAGGATTTCCTGAAGCAGAACGCTGATACCATGAACCAGCTGAAGGCATCCACCGCCAAAGAGAGAAAGGGACAATACAGGGGAGTCATCGATTCAATATCATATTTCCTCAGGTCCTATGACATGAAAACGGTCACTGAGGCCATTGAATACATATCTTCTATCGGGAAGCTGACAAATGCCGTTCAACTTATTCTTATGACCGGTGGAACACACGATCCAAAAGTTGAGAACGGGCTCAAAAGCATTTGCGATGGCGTCATTGAATTCCGCATGAAAGAACGTGGTAGCGAGCTAGAGAGAACGATACTGGTACGCAAGATGAGGGGAATGATCCCTCCTGACAAGACCATTTCATATAATATCACTAACAAAGGAATTGAACTGGAAACTACGACCAGAGTTCTCTGA
- the hisI gene encoding phosphoribosyl-AMP cyclohydrolase, which yields MLDLDNLKYDDNGLIIAIAQDDKTNEVLMVAYMNRESLKLTIETGIAHYWSRSRQKLWKKGESSGHMQTVHEMLVDCDMDAIVMKIEQKGGACHTGHRSCFYRNIEGDVVGEKVFDPDEVY from the coding sequence ATGCTAGATCTTGATAATCTCAAATATGATGACAATGGTCTTATCATAGCGATTGCGCAGGATGATAAGACCAATGAGGTCCTGATGGTTGCCTACATGAACAGGGAGTCCCTCAAACTTACCATTGAGACCGGTATCGCTCACTACTGGAGTCGCAGCAGGCAGAAATTGTGGAAGAAAGGAGAAAGCTCCGGTCACATGCAGACAGTACACGAGATGCTGGTGGATTGCGATATGGATGCGATCGTAATGAAGATCGAACAGAAAGGCGGAGCATGCCATACAGGGCACAGGTCATGTTTCTACCGCAATATCGAAGGAGATGTTGTTGGGGAAAAGGTCTTTGATCCCGATGAGGTCTACTGA
- a CDS encoding PINc/VapC family ATPase, with the protein MEEKEITRLVPDTSVIIDGLVSEMIAEGGYEGVSIIIPEAMVAELESQANRGLEIGNKGLDELKQLQEMAKEGLIDISFIGERPTIEERKYAREGAVDAIIRSCAEEAGATFVTGDRVQYDVAVAKGMDVEYLPPRKAEFITLHIEDFFTDDTMSVHLKNKVVPMGKRGSIRNVEFVEIRDTPSTSGELKEITRELLERARADPESFIEMSLNGATVLQIRDMRIAISNPPFSDDVEITAVRPVASVKLDEYRLGDKLKERILGQRGILVSGPPGAGKSTFGAGVATFLHEHDYVVKTMESPRDLQVPREITQYAPLEGSMEKTADVLLLVRPDYTIYDEVRKTRDFEIFADMRLAGVGMIGVVHANRAIDAVQRLIGRVELGVIPQVVDTVIFIDKGEVAQVQTLEFTVKVPSGMMEDDLARPVIVVSDFETSTPEFEIYTFGEQVVVMPISTSGGGRKPVWSLAENEIRDVVQRYTSGPVEVEMVSDTSAVVKVFEKEISKVIGKSGAVIDEIERIVGVHIDVRELKEQGRTTKGKSKGGDRNRFSGSSYRPTIEHTKKHVILNVPEIASQDVEIYAGDDYLFTATVGRHGDVKVRSNSAIAHSIMDAVDDGEPILVKVL; encoded by the coding sequence ATGGAAGAAAAAGAGATAACAAGGTTAGTTCCGGATACAAGTGTCATTATTGATGGCCTTGTGTCTGAAATGATCGCTGAAGGGGGATATGAAGGGGTTTCAATAATCATTCCTGAGGCCATGGTGGCAGAACTTGAATCACAGGCAAACCGCGGGCTTGAGATCGGCAACAAAGGGCTTGATGAACTAAAGCAGCTTCAGGAAATGGCAAAAGAGGGACTTATAGATATATCTTTCATCGGTGAGCGTCCGACAATAGAAGAGAGAAAATATGCCCGGGAAGGCGCGGTGGATGCCATAATCCGCTCCTGTGCAGAAGAAGCAGGTGCCACTTTTGTAACAGGGGACAGGGTGCAGTATGATGTTGCTGTGGCAAAGGGAATGGACGTGGAGTACCTTCCACCTAGAAAGGCCGAGTTCATCACTCTTCATATCGAGGATTTCTTTACTGACGACACAATGTCCGTACACCTGAAGAACAAAGTCGTTCCAATGGGCAAACGTGGTTCAATCAGGAATGTGGAATTCGTGGAAATAAGGGATACACCTTCCACTTCAGGCGAATTGAAAGAGATAACACGTGAGCTTCTTGAACGTGCACGTGCCGACCCTGAATCCTTTATCGAGATGTCACTTAACGGTGCTACCGTACTGCAGATACGCGATATGCGAATCGCTATCTCAAACCCTCCATTTTCAGATGATGTAGAGATCACGGCAGTACGCCCTGTAGCCTCGGTGAAGCTGGACGAGTACCGTCTGGGCGATAAGCTCAAGGAGAGGATACTTGGACAGCGCGGAATACTCGTGTCAGGTCCTCCGGGAGCGGGTAAATCCACATTCGGAGCAGGAGTTGCTACTTTCCTGCATGAACACGATTACGTTGTAAAGACAATGGAGTCCCCAAGGGACCTGCAGGTTCCCAGGGAGATCACACAGTATGCACCCCTTGAGGGAAGCATGGAAAAGACTGCAGACGTTCTGTTGCTTGTAAGGCCTGACTATACTATCTACGATGAGGTCCGCAAGACCCGTGACTTCGAAATATTTGCTGACATGAGGCTTGCAGGTGTCGGTATGATCGGTGTGGTGCATGCCAACCGTGCCATTGATGCTGTCCAGAGGCTCATCGGCAGGGTGGAGTTAGGTGTTATTCCACAGGTAGTAGATACTGTCATCTTCATTGACAAAGGAGAGGTTGCCCAGGTGCAGACCCTTGAGTTCACCGTAAAGGTGCCCTCAGGAATGATGGAGGACGATCTTGCAAGACCTGTTATCGTTGTTTCTGACTTTGAGACCTCAACACCGGAGTTTGAGATCTATACCTTCGGTGAGCAGGTTGTCGTCATGCCAATATCCACTTCAGGGGGAGGCAGAAAACCGGTCTGGTCCCTTGCGGAGAATGAGATAAGGGATGTTGTCCAGCGTTACACCAGTGGCCCTGTTGAGGTCGAAATGGTTTCCGATACAAGTGCTGTTGTGAAGGTCTTCGAAAAGGAGATCTCTAAGGTGATCGGCAAGAGCGGTGCGGTCATCGATGAGATCGAGAGGATCGTAGGTGTCCATATAGATGTGCGTGAGCTCAAGGAGCAGGGTCGTACGACTAAGGGCAAGAGCAAAGGGGGAGATCGTAACAGGTTCTCCGGAAGCAGCTACCGTCCTACCATTGAGCACACAAAGAAGCACGTGATACTGAACGTTCCTGAGATCGCTTCACAGGATGTTGAGATATATGCAGGGGATGATTACCTGTTCACTGCAACAGTTGGTCGTCATGGTGATGTTAAGGTCAGGAGCAATTCTGCCATTGCCCACAGCATTATGGATGCAGTGGATGACGGGGAGCCTATCCTTGTAAAAGTCCTGTAA
- a CDS encoding UDP-glucose/GDP-mannose dehydrogenase family protein: MKVSIIGSGYVGSVSAACFAELGHEVICIDIDERKVQMINDGIPPIWEEGLGDLMRKHAEKNLIATSDYDYAVQNSDVSFICVGTPSNEHGNIDLSIVGHACKSLGMAMAKKDGFHIVVVKSTVVPETTEEIVLPLLEEHSGKVAGKDFGVAMNPEFLREGKAVYDFMNPDKIVVGSIDERTGALVAELYRDLDCEVTRTTPRTAEMIKYVNNSFLATKISFSNEIGNICKRLGIDTYEVMKAVGADFRISEYFLNSGAGFGGSCFPKDVRALIGKSKEIDYYPSLLESVIEVNELQPLQMLELLEKHAGNVKGKRVAVLGLAFKNQTDDIRESRSIPVIRRLLELGADVAVYDPMAADNMKELIENIKYCDSAAEALKGAVACLVMTEWDEFRKLGPEFEAMKNKVVIDGRKMIDPENLEEDIVYEGLCW; encoded by the coding sequence ATGAAGGTATCAATTATTGGATCAGGTTATGTTGGTTCTGTTTCCGCGGCTTGTTTTGCAGAGCTTGGGCATGAAGTGATATGTATCGATATTGACGAAAGAAAAGTGCAGATGATCAATGACGGTATCCCTCCTATCTGGGAGGAGGGCCTTGGGGATCTGATGAGAAAGCATGCTGAAAAGAATCTCATTGCAACATCTGACTATGATTATGCTGTGCAGAACTCGGATGTTTCCTTCATTTGTGTGGGAACCCCATCCAACGAGCATGGCAATATCGATCTGTCCATTGTAGGCCATGCTTGCAAGAGCCTTGGTATGGCAATGGCAAAGAAGGACGGATTCCACATTGTGGTAGTGAAAAGCACAGTGGTCCCGGAAACCACCGAGGAGATAGTTCTTCCTTTACTTGAGGAGCATTCAGGCAAGGTCGCTGGAAAGGACTTCGGCGTTGCAATGAACCCTGAGTTCCTGAGAGAAGGCAAGGCCGTCTATGATTTCATGAACCCTGACAAGATCGTTGTGGGAAGCATCGATGAGAGAACAGGTGCCCTTGTTGCAGAACTTTATCGGGACCTGGACTGTGAGGTCACGAGGACAACACCGCGTACTGCTGAGATGATTAAGTATGTGAACAATTCCTTCCTTGCAACAAAGATATCGTTCTCCAATGAGATCGGCAATATCTGCAAGCGCCTGGGCATCGATACCTATGAGGTAATGAAAGCAGTGGGCGCAGATTTCCGTATCTCCGAATATTTCCTGAACTCAGGCGCTGGTTTTGGTGGTTCCTGTTTCCCCAAGGACGTCCGTGCTCTTATTGGCAAGTCGAAGGAGATCGATTATTATCCTTCTCTCCTCGAATCCGTGATCGAAGTGAATGAGCTCCAGCCATTGCAGATGCTCGAGCTTCTCGAAAAGCACGCAGGGAACGTCAAAGGCAAAAGAGTGGCTGTCCTCGGACTGGCCTTCAAGAACCAGACGGATGACATCCGCGAGTCACGTTCCATCCCTGTCATAAGAAGACTTCTTGAGCTTGGTGCCGATGTGGCGGTATACGACCCAATGGCAGCGGACAACATGAAGGAACTGATCGAGAACATAAAGTACTGTGATAGTGCTGCAGAGGCATTGAAGGGTGCGGTTGCATGTCTGGTCATGACCGAATGGGATGAGTTCAGGAAGCTTGGCCCTGAATTTGAAGCTATGAAGAACAAGGTCGTTATCGATGGCAGGAAGATGATCGACCCTGAGAATCTTGAAGAGGATATTGTTTACGAAGGTCTTTGCTGGTGA
- a CDS encoding carboxypeptidase-like regulatory domain-containing protein translates to MPQKSIFQDETAAIGLPIRMVVLTIIGMIGFAVIVSAIVNAPTAPRPMYATPDVTSITLSGNNSSTGPIGITISNFDGEPVAGCNIVLRDPSGTVASGGFTDSSGQVRMQLNNISLPVGKHEGYVTIKAMADGYLNHDDDHFVKVIRQ, encoded by the coding sequence ATGCCACAAAAGAGCATTTTTCAGGATGAAACGGCAGCCATAGGACTGCCCATACGCATGGTGGTCCTGACCATAATAGGGATGATCGGCTTCGCAGTGATCGTGTCTGCAATCGTCAATGCACCCACTGCGCCCAGGCCCATGTATGCCACACCTGACGTGACGAGCATAACATTGTCAGGGAATAATTCCAGTACCGGGCCGATCGGGATCACCATTTCCAACTTCGACGGGGAGCCTGTGGCCGGGTGCAATATCGTGCTGAGAGACCCTTCAGGCACCGTTGCTTCAGGAGGATTTACGGATAGTTCAGGACAGGTCCGAATGCAGCTTAACAACATCTCGCTGCCTGTGGGAAAGCATGAGGGATACGTGACCATCAAAGCAATGGCTGACGGTTACCTTAACCACGATGACGATCACTTTGTGAAGGTTATCCGTCAATGA
- a CDS encoding PIN domain-containing protein: MATNIDHVNNYSPTEGDILFFDANVWLAIYGPSPKFWAQAPCSDLYYKLIKNNIPIYTNCLIISEIINSWARLEFKQQRKSLGYEQNEYKLFRETPQFKSVAKEISITVDKILRWSKRIDSNLESIDMENIISKYESGHHDFNDLVFGNICENNAFIFVTNDSDFCTENMDILTANKFMIKN, translated from the coding sequence ATGGCAACTAATATTGACCATGTAAATAATTATTCACCTACTGAAGGAGACATCTTATTCTTTGATGCAAATGTTTGGTTAGCCATATATGGCCCTTCACCCAAATTTTGGGCTCAAGCACCATGTTCTGATCTATACTATAAGCTAATTAAGAATAATATTCCTATTTATACAAATTGTTTAATAATTTCTGAGATTATTAATTCTTGGGCACGTCTTGAGTTTAAGCAACAAAGAAAATCTCTTGGATACGAGCAAAATGAGTATAAACTATTCAGAGAAACACCTCAGTTCAAGTCAGTTGCAAAAGAAATTTCAATAACCGTTGATAAAATATTAAGGTGGTCTAAACGAATTGATTCTAATCTAGAATCTATAGATATGGAAAACATAATTTCTAAATATGAATCTGGACATCACGACTTTAATGACCTTGTATTTGGAAATATTTGCGAAAATAATGCTTTCATTTTTGTCACAAACGATTCCGATTTTTGTACAGAGAATATGGATATTCTCACAGCCAATAAATTCATGATAAAAAACTGA
- a CDS encoding STAS-like domain-containing protein — MDNEVVINIVEIIDDGICVTDGDGQKIYSVIENALSDGKKVIISFDGVIDLTSAFLNNAIGQLYGNFDEAYIRSKLSVINMDKNDRIILKMVVDRAKRFFDDPDHYIRVAKEVLGDDNGN, encoded by the coding sequence GTGGACAATGAAGTAGTAATCAACATAGTTGAAATTATTGATGATGGAATCTGTGTAACCGATGGAGATGGACAAAAAATCTATTCGGTTATCGAAAATGCTCTTTCAGATGGTAAAAAAGTAATCATTTCATTTGATGGAGTAATAGACTTAACGTCTGCATTTTTGAATAATGCTATTGGACAATTATATGGCAATTTTGATGAAGCCTACATAAGGTCAAAGCTATCTGTTATTAATATGGATAAAAATGATAGAATCATTTTGAAAATGGTGGTTGACCGAGCAAAACGTTTTTTTGATGATCCTGATCATTACATCAGAGTTGCGAAGGAAGTTCTTGGTGATGATAATGGCAACTAA
- a CDS encoding ATP-binding protein, giving the protein MDVSLGKGALSSNYQGFQKITSLYKKIKTIENDDELIIDMPWWFDANMCAPLGSILLPILDRNIPITLNCTSAVTEILQKNKFLPKFGFNVPSRPDYYDSTIEYIQFDANDEYKRYVNKHFQPGIHGMPKMGDNIFKEFRGSLYEIFGNSVFHSETKQIFSCGQYFHRQNRLDFSIVDLGIGFHGNIKKKIDLDLSPKNAIAWAMEEDQTTRKGSCVPGGLGLKRVKRFIEANGGKMQIITYNGFWEFSKDRPIINTFKDNFPGTIVNIEINTSNNTPHFIEYDNDCENIF; this is encoded by the coding sequence ATGGACGTATCTTTAGGGAAAGGAGCACTCAGTAGTAATTATCAAGGGTTTCAAAAAATAACAAGCCTCTACAAAAAGATAAAAACAATCGAAAACGATGATGAATTAATAATTGATATGCCATGGTGGTTTGATGCAAACATGTGTGCACCACTTGGTTCGATTTTATTACCAATTCTTGATAGAAATATTCCAATAACTCTTAATTGCACTTCGGCTGTAACAGAAATTTTGCAAAAAAACAAATTTTTGCCTAAATTTGGATTCAATGTACCTTCTAGGCCAGACTATTATGATTCTACTATTGAATATATTCAGTTTGATGCAAACGATGAATATAAAAGATATGTAAACAAGCATTTTCAACCTGGAATACATGGAATGCCTAAAATGGGAGATAATATATTTAAAGAATTTAGAGGAAGCCTTTACGAAATATTTGGTAATTCTGTATTTCATTCCGAAACAAAACAAATCTTTTCGTGTGGACAGTATTTCCACCGCCAAAATCGTCTAGATTTTTCAATCGTTGATTTAGGAATCGGATTTCATGGGAATATTAAGAAAAAGATAGATCTAGACTTGTCTCCCAAAAATGCTATTGCTTGGGCAATGGAAGAAGATCAAACAACTAGAAAAGGAAGTTGTGTACCGGGAGGGTTGGGCTTGAAAAGAGTTAAACGTTTTATTGAAGCAAATGGCGGAAAAATGCAAATAATTACTTATAATGGTTTTTGGGAGTTTTCCAAAGATAGACCAATTATAAATACATTTAAAGATAACTTTCCAGGGACGATTGTGAACATCGAAATAAACACTTCCAATAATACACCCCATTTCATTGAATATGATAACGATTGTGAAAACATCTTTTAA
- the hisH gene encoding imidazole glycerol phosphate synthase subunit HisH: MKKIVIIDYGLGNLRSVQKGLEHAGAEVTISKDPADLESADGVILPGVGAFSDAMKNIVPFLDSIHCYVESGKPVLGICLGQQMLMSHSVEGGFTDGLDLVPGKVERFPHSELKVPHMGWNRLTIEQDHPFYKDIEDGAFVYFVHSYYVDTDDSHTLASCDYGVKFAASVVNSQGNVIGTQFHPEKSGDIGLKMLKNFVDMC; the protein is encoded by the coding sequence ATGAAAAAGATAGTGATAATTGACTATGGGCTTGGCAACCTCCGTAGTGTCCAGAAAGGGCTGGAACACGCAGGTGCGGAAGTGACCATCTCAAAGGACCCTGCTGACCTTGAAAGTGCGGACGGTGTTATCCTTCCGGGTGTGGGTGCCTTTTCCGATGCAATGAAGAACATTGTTCCTTTCCTTGATTCAATACACTGTTACGTGGAGTCCGGAAAACCTGTACTTGGCATTTGCCTTGGGCAGCAGATGCTCATGAGCCATTCAGTAGAAGGCGGGTTCACAGACGGGCTTGACCTGGTTCCCGGCAAGGTTGAACGCTTCCCGCACAGCGAGCTGAAGGTTCCGCACATGGGCTGGAACAGGCTTACCATCGAGCAGGACCATCCGTTCTATAAGGATATAGAAGATGGTGCGTTCGTTTATTTCGTACATTCATATTATGTGGATACTGACGATTCACACACCCTTGCTTCATGTGACTATGGTGTGAAGTTCGCAGCATCGGTTGTCAACTCACAGGGCAACGTCATCGGAACACAGTTCCATCCTGAAAAAAGTGGTGATATCGGCCTGAAGATGCTCAAGAACTTTGTCGATATGTGCTGA